From a single Anaerolineales bacterium genomic region:
- a CDS encoding metalloregulator ArsR/SmtB family transcription factor — protein MPKLETELVMAPKTVTLTVNVEPAINVLNSLVLLSQVDKFSGLGEWINTTAVEMEPSMWERHRVVTEGLYYALVPRRSHASFEAFIDSLAESDPVVLRDKVLNAYCCKAPVEDNERYRANNWELALGSEDAYIEFMYERFEPDHIDEPVERAAYNYLVDPASMRELIVTHLRYMWQKYMAEEWKRVLPTITESVAAFQKTDLSTMPLAQATQFITGREPDEKFEESVRDAEKIVFVPNTHGGPYVLKYHGDGIVWMTFGARVPEGMPFASSDLKRSDLLVRLTALADETRLRILAIIRERGEMCSQELIDETGISQSSISRHLRQLTATGYLLEHRTEAGKCYRLNTERIGETLQALDGFFD, from the coding sequence ATGCCCAAACTCGAAACAGAATTGGTAATGGCGCCCAAAACGGTCACGCTGACAGTAAACGTGGAACCGGCGATCAACGTATTGAACAGCCTGGTGCTGCTGAGCCAGGTGGATAAATTCTCGGGACTCGGCGAATGGATCAACACGACCGCCGTCGAGATGGAACCATCGATGTGGGAGAGGCACCGGGTCGTCACCGAAGGTCTTTACTACGCCCTCGTCCCACGTCGCAGTCACGCATCATTCGAGGCGTTCATCGACAGCCTGGCGGAATCGGATCCCGTCGTGCTGCGGGACAAGGTGCTCAACGCATACTGCTGCAAGGCCCCCGTCGAAGACAACGAACGCTATCGCGCGAACAACTGGGAATTGGCATTGGGTAGTGAAGACGCCTATATCGAATTCATGTACGAACGCTTCGAACCCGATCATATCGACGAACCCGTTGAACGGGCCGCCTACAACTATCTCGTCGATCCGGCGTCCATGCGGGAGTTGATCGTGACCCACCTGCGCTACATGTGGCAGAAGTATATGGCCGAGGAGTGGAAGCGGGTGTTGCCGACCATTACCGAATCCGTTGCGGCGTTTCAAAAAACGGACTTGTCCACGATGCCGCTGGCGCAAGCAACGCAGTTCATCACCGGTAGGGAACCGGATGAGAAATTCGAAGAGAGCGTGCGCGACGCCGAGAAGATCGTCTTCGTTCCGAACACGCATGGCGGACCGTACGTGCTCAAATACCACGGCGACGGTATCGTCTGGATGACGTTTGGCGCCAGAGTGCCGGAAGGTATGCCATTCGCATCGTCCGATCTAAAGCGCTCGGATTTGCTGGTTCGGCTTACGGCGCTGGCCGACGAAACACGATTGCGCATACTGGCGATCATCCGCGAGCGAGGCGAGATGTGCAGCCAGGAACTGATCGACGAGACGGGTATCAGCCAGTCTTCGATATCGCGCCACTTGAGACAGCTGACGGCAACGGGCTATCTCTTGGAACACCGCACGGAAGCGGGAAAATGCTACCGGTTGAACACGGAACGCATCGGAGAGACGTTACAAGCATTGGACGGATTTTTCGATTAG